A genomic segment from Vicugna pacos chromosome 17, VicPac4, whole genome shotgun sequence encodes:
- the LOC140686536 gene encoding uncharacterized protein yields the protein MFCCVPTPRGRSPRKARSEGLGQRCRRWVSSHPRRLWPFGHRDPKSRTLQEPLDEDTRAASPTEGPVHASQGQHQLRVSLHTEGSPPPRRPPPQKPPRRHARVPPAGDRQLSRPGSDLEHLPGSQVEDQEPTEAEPKVTDPEQAGAGEAARDQHQDHEDPAGDPELPPAAPAASAAPAANAAPEDPAAPAPPAAPAAPDDPAASAAPEGSAAPAAPEGPAAPAASEAPEDAAPAAGPLGHGEPVQASPAPGAEPPTPLRPPAPSSSKSHHESPPAPDLDFHSPEVVCVWFFFTSLCLFHIGYGILYFAFLSFF from the exons atgttctgctgcgtcccaacaccccgaggccgcagcccccggaaggcccgcagcgaggggctgggccagcggtgccggcgctgggtcagctctcaccccaggcgcctctggccttttggccacagggacccaaag agcaggacactgcaggagccgctggatgaggACACCCGCGCCGCCTCCCCGACtgaggggccggtgcacgcttctcagggccagcaccagctccgggtgagtctgcacacggaggggtccccgccaccacgacggcctcctccccagaaaccgcccaggcgtcacgccagggtcccgcccgcgggtgacaggcagctcagcagacccggctctgacctggagcacctccctgggagtcaggtggaggaccaggagcccaccgaggcagagcccaaag tcacagatccagagcaggcgggggcaggggaagccgCCAGAGACCAACACCAGGACCATGAGGATCCAGCAGgggaccccgagctccctcctgctgctcctgcagcttctgcagctccagcagctaacgctgctcctgaagatcctgcagctcctgcccctccagcagctcctgctgctcctgacgatcccgcagcttctgctgctcctgaaggttccgctgctcctgctgctcctgaaggtcccgcagctcctgctgcttccgaagctcctgaagatgctgcacctgcagctggaccgctgggccacggagaaccagttcaggcatcaccagctcctggggctgagccccctacccctctgcgcccacccgcaccttcttcttcaaaatcccaccacgaatcccctcccgcacccgaccttgacttccattcccctgaagtggtttgtgtttggtttttcttcacttccctctgtttgttccatatcggttatggcatcctttattttgcctttttaagtttcttttaa